Proteins co-encoded in one Luteolibacter sp. Y139 genomic window:
- a CDS encoding tetratricopeptide repeat protein — protein sequence MDTPPHNDSLPARSIPDRFIYLGLFALMCIVVALAWPGLKSPPFLDDLDHAAHVSNFSGWKETLGTDCFGLFRPFKNVVYYSFHRFGTPSPLLWHCLPLGLYLGAVAAVFALARRLTSSAAWGLAAAALWALSANQTTTVLWMACFNISLSVILVCIAVILYDRSWDSARPWRVTLPACLVISFLALISYETSLCIAPVCVAIDALRKRRIFSKPAITRYVALGAVTVAFLIMRVTVGGVTNANYNNFSFDPQMPLWQLSVSAPWLMWRHFSMWFFPFGRVEFMSTYVWGKSASMLDLAGAWGFLLLLGATWLITLRRLPLLSFGIAWFFLASFPSSNFVPLRSGPIEDYYVVVPGVGLALAVVALLRFAFARAATTEGSSIGHRKLALTCVACCIVVLKLGGIPLFWHQATLWNDPLRLYLYSAYDRPAQFQQKNLAARELIYRGDFTTAKALVDESLADGPWYTINYLLLGEIAIRSGDYKSAADYFDRSQSMADSSIRFGEFIHIRRAEILVAEGKFAEARDLLLPLLQRPDREQHFPATLMLADIYFRKGDLEKARQTLEKSAAMHPDKRDEIAKVMLQLAPQSSAAPSH from the coding sequence ATGGATACTCCTCCTCACAACGATTCGCTCCCTGCGCGGAGTATCCCCGACCGTTTCATCTACCTCGGCCTCTTCGCCTTGATGTGCATCGTGGTCGCGCTCGCCTGGCCCGGCCTCAAGTCACCGCCTTTCCTCGATGACCTGGATCACGCCGCCCACGTCTCCAACTTCAGCGGCTGGAAGGAAACCCTCGGCACCGATTGCTTCGGCCTCTTCCGCCCTTTCAAGAACGTCGTCTATTACAGCTTCCACCGCTTCGGCACCCCGTCGCCGCTCCTCTGGCACTGCCTGCCGCTCGGGCTCTACCTCGGCGCCGTGGCGGCCGTATTCGCCCTCGCACGCCGTCTCACCTCTTCCGCCGCATGGGGTTTGGCCGCAGCAGCCCTCTGGGCACTCAGCGCCAATCAGACCACCACCGTGCTCTGGATGGCCTGCTTCAATATCAGCCTCTCGGTGATCCTCGTTTGCATCGCCGTCATTCTCTATGACCGCTCCTGGGATTCCGCCCGGCCATGGCGCGTCACCCTTCCCGCCTGCCTGGTCATTTCGTTCCTCGCGCTGATTTCCTACGAAACCTCGCTCTGCATCGCCCCCGTCTGCGTCGCCATCGATGCCTTGCGCAAGCGCCGCATCTTCTCGAAGCCAGCCATCACCCGCTACGTTGCACTCGGTGCAGTGACCGTCGCTTTCCTCATCATGCGGGTGACCGTCGGCGGCGTCACGAACGCGAACTATAACAACTTCAGCTTCGACCCGCAGATGCCGCTCTGGCAGCTCAGCGTCTCCGCCCCATGGCTGATGTGGCGGCATTTCTCGATGTGGTTCTTCCCCTTCGGCCGCGTCGAATTCATGAGCACCTACGTCTGGGGCAAGTCGGCTTCCATGCTCGATCTTGCAGGTGCCTGGGGCTTCCTCCTTCTGCTCGGCGCCACTTGGCTGATCACCTTGCGACGCCTCCCCCTCCTCTCATTTGGCATCGCATGGTTTTTCCTCGCGAGCTTCCCGTCCTCCAATTTCGTCCCCCTCCGATCCGGCCCCATCGAAGACTACTACGTGGTCGTCCCCGGCGTGGGCCTGGCCCTTGCGGTGGTTGCCCTACTGCGCTTCGCCTTCGCACGTGCTGCCACCACGGAAGGCTCCTCCATCGGACACCGGAAGCTCGCGCTGACTTGCGTTGCCTGCTGCATCGTCGTCCTCAAGCTCGGGGGCATTCCACTCTTCTGGCATCAGGCCACCCTTTGGAACGATCCTCTCCGCCTCTACCTTTACTCAGCCTACGACCGCCCCGCGCAGTTCCAGCAGAAGAACCTCGCCGCACGTGAACTGATCTACCGCGGCGACTTCACCACCGCCAAGGCCCTCGTGGACGAATCGCTCGCCGATGGCCCTTGGTACACGATCAACTACCTTCTGTTAGGCGAGATCGCCATCCGCTCGGGCGACTACAAGTCAGCCGCCGACTATTTCGACCGCTCGCAATCGATGGCCGACTCCAGCATCCGCTTCGGGGAATTCATACACATCCGGCGCGCGGAGATTCTCGTTGCCGAGGGCAAGTTCGCCGAAGCACGAGACCTGCTGCTACCGCTGCTCCAGCGTCCCGACCGCGAACAACATTTCCCCGCCACCCTGATGCTGGCCGACATTTACTTCCGCAAGGGCGACCTGGAGAAAGCCCGCCAGACACTGGAGAAATCCGCCGCCATGCACCCGGACAAGCGCGACGAGATCGCGAAGGTGATGCTTCAGCTCGCTCCCCAAAGCTCCGCCGCCCCGAGCCACTGA
- a CDS encoding TVP38/TMEM64 family protein, producing the protein MEQLLAWKDSLLEALRTAPLWMFLSGLVLLPLGPFPGSVLFVLAGVRFGAAAGFCIVMLAVAINMTLGYWLARRVVRSPLERWLTRRGVAIPRLAAGDEMKFLLLFRITPGMPLFIQNYVLGLAEVGFGRYLAVSLLAQVPYVLGFVWFGQALTQSSGWKILLAVAGVVALLLVISLLRSWLSRKQAVVPEE; encoded by the coding sequence ATGGAACAGTTGCTCGCTTGGAAGGACAGCTTGCTGGAGGCACTGAGGACGGCGCCCTTGTGGATGTTCCTCTCCGGCCTGGTGCTGCTGCCGCTGGGGCCGTTTCCGGGGAGCGTGCTGTTTGTGCTCGCGGGAGTGAGGTTCGGGGCGGCGGCGGGCTTCTGCATCGTGATGCTCGCCGTGGCGATCAACATGACGCTGGGCTACTGGCTCGCGCGACGGGTGGTGCGGTCTCCGCTAGAGCGGTGGCTGACGCGCCGGGGAGTGGCGATTCCGCGATTGGCAGCGGGGGATGAGATGAAGTTCCTGCTGCTATTCCGGATCACGCCGGGGATGCCGCTCTTCATTCAGAACTATGTGCTCGGCCTCGCGGAGGTGGGGTTTGGCCGCTACCTCGCCGTTTCGCTGCTGGCGCAGGTGCCTTACGTGCTCGGCTTCGTGTGGTTCGGCCAAGCGCTCACGCAGAGTTCCGGGTGGAAGATTCTGTTGGCAGTGGCCGGAGTGGTGGCGCTCCTGCTGGTGATCAGCCTGCTGAGGAGCTGGCTGAGCCGGAAGCAGGCGGTGGTTCCCGAGGAGTGA